Below is a genomic region from Culicoides brevitarsis isolate CSIRO-B50_1 chromosome 2, AGI_CSIRO_Cbre_v1, whole genome shotgun sequence.
ACTTGCTCGTTGGAGTTTGTcatctttcgttttttgttggaGCTAAATACTGAAGGCTTCGAGGTTTGTTTTGGttgatgtttttgttaattaattgccttcatgctaattcaatttttgaatgtgcTATAttgtttttggtcaaaaatttttcattttatgatttttttaatcaataaataaaataaattttaataattcaattgaaataaaaaataaaataaattaattaaataaataaataaaaattatctaaatgaaaaaaaaacattgaaatgtgccaaaatattacaaaagtttttaaaaatcttcaaagatttttttttcttgaattgtaatgttttatattaattagggtaaattatttcatttaaaaaaattaaaacaataatttttaaaaaatattggtatatttaaatgaaatttttatttaattttttatacaattaaattttattactcaaaaaaaagtaaacaaaaaatattaaaattaaaaaaaaaatatatttttcttttgttttcattaaatttctattaattttttttttcaaaatttaattttttttaatttatttttttttttaatttaattttttttaatttcatttttttccatatttattCGTATCAAAGGTAAaccttcaaaaatatattttttaaaaatataacttttttatttttgttttttttttacttaattttaaaattttgaattagaaaaatttttttattttaatcagtttttacgtttttataattttaaaattatgcacatttaaattatttttgattgatcacattgaaattaaataaaaatttaaagtagaaTTTAAacctttaattataataatttaaaaaaaataaaaactccaaataaaaaaaaatttactaaaatttctaattattttttttaaatttgattaaaaattaataaatttatttattttatttaatttttttatattttattttttttatttatttttttatattttattttttttatttatttttttttatattttattttttaattgcaattttttttacaaacattaaaatattttttttatttttatttaatttttttgagaaaaaaataaattttcaaatttattcgtattaaatatttaacaagcaTACCACAAATAAATTTGCGTCATGCTAATTCAATGTagttagttcaaaattttatccgtTACTGATATTTAAtggattataaattaaattttttaagactttttttattttttaacgaaaatatcttttaaaaagtgaaatttcttaaaaattttttataaaatcatctcaaaatttaataaaattttcgaatttttcaattttagagcTTCTGTGTCTTACGAAAGATGGCGCAATGTAAAGTTCTGAATTAGCAAAGACAAATCGCTTATTCTGTAAACATTTGTTGTACGACGACGAACTCAAAAAAAAGACGCTTCATCAGAAAAGTGCAAATATCTCGTcgaatttaactaaaaacccCCGCAAAAATGGAGAGTCTCGGCGTCAACATCGCGAACTTGCAGAAAATCGAAGCCTTCCTGTCGGGCGACTCGTACAAAGAGATGCTCGAAAACAGCGAAACCTTCAACACTCGCCTATGCATCGAGCGAAAGTTACGGATGCCATTTTTGGACCCGCAAACAGGCATCGCCCAGAACAATTCGCAGCTCTTCATGAAACGTCGTCAACGGATGCCTGGCATGAAAACGGGACAAATTTACTCGTATCCCGCAGCTCGTTGGCGCAAAGCTCGTCGTCAGTATCTCACGAATCCGCGTCCGTTCGGGAAATTACGCGAAATCACGTCGTACGAGGACGAATCGCGACACAGTTTGGACAACAGCACGAGTTTGGGCGCCATCGATACCGATAGCAAGGACAGTCAACGCGACGATAACATGCCCAAGGAGTGGTTTTACGACGATTACGCCGAAATGCACGACATGGGAGACTTTGATGAGCCCGAACCCGAATCCGATGGCGATTACGAGGAGCCTTATCACTTCAAGCGGCAACGAAGGCGAGGCAGAGGCGGCAGATCGCGTGCCAATGAATACAGTCCTCGTGCTCGCGGAAGAGGATCTCGAGGTCCTCGAGGCGGAAGATCACGCGGAGGTCCTTCACAAGCTCCCGGTTTCATGGATAACTCGATGGAACTCCCGGGAAGTTCGACTCCTCAACGAAATCGCAACAATCGACAATCAATGCCGGGTCCGCCATCGACACAATTCACTCCGGGCGGCGGAAGTACGACTTTTATCCCTTCGGGATATCCAACGGGAGGCGATGCCGCAACAGATCCCGCCATGCCCGTTTTGATGCCCGAACAAAAACTCCCCGAAGACCCCGACGACAAACTTTTGCCGCCTGCCCATTACATTCGCAAGCCGGAAAAGGGCAAAGCTCCGCCGTCGCCGTACTGCGATTTTTGTCTGGGCGACGCGCGCGAAAACAAGAAAACGATGCAGCCCGAAGATTTGGTCTCGTGTTCGGATTGCGGGCGTTCGGGGCATCCGTCGTGCTTGCAATTCACCAAAAACATGACAATTTCCGTGAAAAAGTACCGATGGCAGTGCATCGAGTGCAAATATTGCTCAATTTGTGGCACGTCAGACAATGATGATCAACTGCTTTTTTGCGACGATTGCGATCGCGGGTATCACATGTATTGCTTATCGCCGCGTCTCGCAAATCCTCCCGAAGGTTCGTGGTCATGCAAATTGTGCAACGAAGAGTTCCATGGCGGCAAgaaggattaaaaaaatgagatttagtcaacaaaaatttagtagTATTCGAAGTTTTTCCAACATGAACAACACAAAATCAGTATGAGAAGCCcttaaaatagttgaaaatttttttttaatttcctccttttttttaattttaagaatttttaaggagcgatatttaaaaagtaagaaaaatttcaaattttggttcattttttaccaaaatttgtttgaaaagataaaaattttcataaagttcgagttaaaattaatgaaaaaattaaaatttctaaagaaaaagtttcaatttaaaaaaaaaaattttaaagaaaaattttaatgttttgaaaaaaatttttttttttttaaattacaaatttcataaaaaaattactttttttttgctcgaaatgatccttaaaaaatttttacagtcaaaattagttcaaaattttatattttttaaaatttttcaattttttaaagaaaaacttctaactttaaaaattaatgaaaattttatt
It encodes:
- the LOC134830092 gene encoding zinc finger protein ubi-d4, translating into MESLGVNIANLQKIEAFLSGDSYKEMLENSETFNTRLCIERKLRMPFLDPQTGIAQNNSQLFMKRRQRMPGMKTGQIYSYPAARWRKARRQYLTNPRPFGKLREITSYEDESRHSLDNSTSLGAIDTDSKDSQRDDNMPKEWFYDDYAEMHDMGDFDEPEPESDGDYEEPYHFKRQRRRGRGGRSRANEYSPRARGRGSRGPRGGRSRGGPSQAPGFMDNSMELPGSSTPQRNRNNRQSMPGPPSTQFTPGGGSTTFIPSGYPTGGDAATDPAMPVLMPEQKLPEDPDDKLLPPAHYIRKPEKGKAPPSPYCDFCLGDARENKKTMQPEDLVSCSDCGRSGHPSCLQFTKNMTISVKKYRWQCIECKYCSICGTSDNDDQLLFCDDCDRGYHMYCLSPRLANPPEGSWSCKLCNEEFHGGKKD